agagaaTCTTGATTTAGAGACCAATGtaagttctacctcaagactgtctcaaaacctcAAGGCATtctcttagctgggcatggtggcacaagcctttaacccctCCACCCTggtggcagagacaagcagatttctgtgagtttgaggccatcctgatgtACACCAAGGCTATGTATacatatcctgtctcaaaaagctaaaatcaAGATAACTCTATTAAAAATCTAACTTCTCATACTAACTCTAACCTGAAGAAAACTGCCAGGCTATTTAAGTAGCAGAGGAATTTTTCTGGTGGCCATCCAGAATTGGAAATAGGAGGGacatgtaaactttttttttttccttcttctctgctaactaaaaaaaatattgcatACATACTAAGTATAAAATAGGCTTATATATAATAGAGAACACAGAAATAACAAGAGGAGAGTTTAGTTCTATAAGTCAGAAAaggaaatttaataaatattccaaataaatatataataaaactatgaaataaaatatcaagaatGGGCAACTAATGGCCTGAGGTTTATACAGAAGGGGGCGAGGGACGTGTAATAAAAGCTGTTTATGCTTTAGGAGCTAAGGAatcaaatttttttgttgttgttctttgctgACATTTTATCTACCAGGGTGACCTTTGAGAATGATTGAGCAATCATCCTATTCATTCCCAGGCCAAGCTTAGCATGTGTGCCCATTGAAGTCTACCCTAGGTTTTCTACAAAGGCAAGCAGTAATAGGCCAGTAAccttccctccactccccctacccccttttTTTGGCCTTAACCTCTGCCCATAACCTATTATTTCATATCAAACATAGCTACTATATTCTATTTCGTTGAAAATTTTTGCATAAAGAACCAAAATCTGGTTCCTTGGAAGAAAatgtgtgatggcacatgcctcttTCATCACAGCATGTGGTAGGCAGACACGGTAGATCTGAGGCTAGTATTGTCTATAGGGAGCTCTGGGTCAGCCAGAGCAACAGAGTGAGGCTGTCTCAGAACCAAAATGGAACCTACAAAACATTTACCACTGCTTATGTCAAACTTGACGTGTGCACTGCTCCGAgctgctctgtcactctctggGGGATTGGACTCACAAGTGTTCAAGACCACTCACTCTTTGTGCCTTCTAACACAGACTTAAGAGTAACTACAGTATCTGCTTTCTGGTCCTAGGCTGCCGAGATTCTGAGCACTGCACGGCAGTGGTGAAAAACGTGTGAAGCAGTAGAAGGCGTAAGGTCTGGATTGGTGGTTTTGGCTAGTTTACAGGCAGTGATGATGATTCAGTCAGgaaggaaaatatataatttatccaAAAATAgttctaaaatatagaaaaacatcTCAGTCCTTCAGGGCCAAGAACTGCCTCTTATTTACATTCACAAAGCTGTTGGGAGAACTCAGGACTAAGccagggacactgaggcagggcCTCCTCCATGGGCACGCCAGTGGCCTGCCGCACGcgcagacaaacagaaaacagaggaacATTTGGTCATCTCTTCAAAAACAGAAGAATCATCAGAGGCAAAAGAAATGACGCGATCTGGGGTTAATTCCAAGTTCTCCCAAACCCTAAGGCAGATTTTTGAAAGTTTGGACGAATGTCTGTCTCTTGGAGAAACAGGGTCAGAAGCAGCTGATCTGAACGGCTTATTACCATGATACCAATGGGACACAcggtttttcatttttcctcctcAAAATCCAGGTGGACAAGGGGCTGGGTGGGGAAATTATCAAATAATCGAAGCAAAAGGGAATGGTTGCATGGCAAGAGCCCTACACCAGCTTCTTGGCCTCAAAGAAGCTCTTGAGGTGACGCATCTGCCAGATGCCAGTGAGGATGAGGATGACGGTCTGGGCGATGGACCACCACAGGACCCTCTGGTTGGTGCTCTCACTGGTCAGACGGAAGCGCTCTTCACGATACTGCATGGGACAGTGAACAGAGGATTAGAATGGGCAGGAAAACAGAACCTGCTATTATAAGGCCTTCCATTTGTGTGACCGCATAACTCCCAGACCAAACGCCTCTAGAAtaccacctgtaattccactcAGTGGCTACTCTCCTCACTGAGGCAAAAAGAACAGTAACATGGTGCGTGGGGAGTCAGTGTTAACACTAATTAGGATCACACACGAAAAACCCGAACTGCAGTTTGGGAAATGGAGTGTTTGATGGGTCCAGATTCTCTTGGAAGGTGTAAGTTATGCACACAGGTGGTAATGACAGTTACAACGCGATATGAATTCACTTAATGCCACAGGACTGTACAATTAGAAACGATTGAAATAAgtttttacatatatttcataaCAAAAAACTCAaggggttaaaaaaagaaaaaagaaaaataaaagggtcTACAGCCGCCGCACTACCCCGAACACTTGAGATCTGATCCCAGAATCAAAGTAGGGGCAGGACTCATTAGTGCTTGGATGGGGGACCACGTGGAACTACTGGGCGGTCTAggcttttaaaacacacacatacacacatacacatagatatcataattatatataaattatgtatttatatgcataattataataaatataattatatgtacataaattttatatatatatatatatatatatatatataatatatatatatatatacatatatatagcagAAGGCACGGCCCAATGGTAGAGATCTTGCCTAACATTCaggtaaggccctgggttcaacccttgGCCCTGTAGACATAGACATGAAGTGAGGAAAAGCAAACCTCCCCTATGTAGTAGACTGATAACTCCCAATTCAATCTCTGATAAAATGGATCTCCCAAGTAGGAAAGGCCCCACCAGAAACACCGCCCCGTGGGGTTAAAGGTCGACTGACCGCAGCCGCAAGCGCGAGGCAATGCCCGGCCTTACCCTCTGATAATCCTGCTCCTTCTGGATCTGCTCCACCTGATCAAGCAGCTGGCGAGCACGAAGCTGCAGCTCTGTTAGCTTATCCTTAGCAGCAATCTCAGGGTAGTTGTTGGCATGCTCCCCAACCTGGATGTCCAGGTGCACACGCTACGAGGAAACAGGACGAATGAGTGGGTACCGCCCACTGCCCATCCCTGTTACCCAGTTCCTTTCTTGTCTCTGGCTgagtgaggaagaaagacaagCCTTGTTTCCCCAACTCTAACTGTGCCCATCCGCTCCCCGCAACAGCCGGGGGCGAAAAAAAGACAGCAATAAGTCAACTCTGGAAACAGGTGAGAGCCGCTTAAGACCCACGAGCCACTTACCAGTTTGCCTCCAGCAAAGAGAGCCATCCTGGTGGAGTTGGAGTGCAGGCAAATCTGATGGTCACCGGGTGTGTGGGACGTGAACGTAAAGCGGCCCTCGGAGCCATATTGGCGGGACAGTACCACCTGCGGGATGCATCAAATCCCAGGTTtaaggcaggcggtggtggcgcacgcctttaatcccagcacttgagaggcagaggcaggcggatctctgagttcgaggccagcctggtctacagagtgaattccaggacagccagggctacaacagagaagccctgtctcgaaaaaccaaaaccaaacaaacaagcctcaGTTTTACAACGGCGTCCCAAAATGCAAGAGCTGGTACCTAGGGACTTTTACCCTGGATCAAGGAGAGGCTTTACATCTCATAAGGACATTAATGGACAGAGAGAGCCTTCCCAGCCAGGGGTGGAGGCTTACCTTGCTGTCCGGATCCTTCACCTCTACGTGCATGCCCAGGCCAGGGGTGGATGGCAGGAAGACCTCCTTCTGCTTGTCCCACATCTGAGTTCGATAGTTGCCTGTGGGACAGGCACACAGTTACGCCCTGCCCCTCAACAAGTAGCCCCGGGGTGCTGggcaggggatctggtgccctcaagGCGCTCTCAGGATGGGGGCGAGCTGACAGGGAAGGAGGGGTGCTTCCCAGGACCAGGAGAAAACAAAGGGCCCCTCCACCCTCAAGCCCCCTGACCGATGACCATGGTCTCGTCGGGTATTTCTTCGATGAAGCAGCGCTTCTCGGTCTCGCCGATGTGGAAATAGAGCCCACGGGTACCCGCAGCACACACAGTAAGCACCAGCAGCACAAACCGCACCATCGCCTGCAATCCCCGGACCCCTACACCTGCCATCGCGCCTCCGCCTCGCGCATGCGCACGCTTGCGCACTGCTCGGCTTTTGCGCCGCAGCCCGAAAACGGAAAGCGCGCCTGCGCAGTGTTGCGGGCCCTCGGCTCCGCTACCCGACTCTGTCAACCACACACCGGACCATAGGCCGTAGTGTTGAACTGCTCTGCGCCTGCGGTCCTCCGAGCGTAGACTAACCTTACAGAGAGAAATATCCTGCGCAGTAACACTGCCCAAGGCTTTTTTCGGCCTCTTGTTGTTGGGCTTAAACACCCGTGCAAGGCTCCACTGTGAGCCTGCGCACTGCACACTGAGGCCAAGCTAGAGAACTTTCCATGTACAGTGCTAGGTGCGAGGAGACCTTATGAGTTTGGCCTGAACAGTGCGACTTTTTCTTGTCTCCAGTGGCCGAAGTAAAGTAGACCCTGCTCATGAGCACGCTTCAGAAGAAACACATTTGCGTCCTTTCACCGTTGCAGGCTTTACTGAGTAATAATAAATTCACAAGTTAGTCAGCTTCATTGGCTACAATCTGCCAAGTAGTATCAATTTGGCAATCACGTGGAggtttttttcttggttttggacAAGGTCTCAAGTATGCGAGATTGGTCTGGACTTTGTGCTATTTAGCCTGCGCAACTGtgtttcttctgcctccacctcctgagccgTGTGGGTCATCTCGCCTGGTGCTGCTGGGGTGCTGACGATGGCGTTTCCTGAAAGCTGCCCAAGTTCTCTGCCAACAAAGCTACCGCCAACCCAAGCAAAGGTTCTTTTATTCCAATCTTAGTTACTAATCCTATCTCTTAGGTCCCGCTTTATACTTCATACAATGGTTATATCTAGGCGTATGTCCTAGCATCAGCTGTCAAATTGGCCTGACGGGGAGGAGGGAGCCTCGATTGAGGACTAGCCTCTATTGGACCGGCTTATGTGCTTGCCTGTGGGGCGTTTTCTTGGCTCTTAGTTGATGAAAGAGGGACTAGAGCATAGTTGGTGGAAGCATCCCGGGGcaggtcctgggttgtataaagaAAGCAGCTGAGAGAACCAAAGGAGTCAAGTGAACGGCACTTCCCCCATGCACTCTGctcctgccttaagttcctgccctggcttccttcagtatGGACCATAACCCATAAACCGTTTCCTCCcgagctgcttttggtcattgtgtttatcaaaccaacaacaactacacagacagacagagttctAGTTTTGttgtagtccaggacagccaaggcgacacagagaaaccctgtcaacaaaacaaaagaatagctGGGTATCTTCCCAGCTATAGTACctgaagctttttgtttgtttatttgtttgtttgttttttgagacagggtttctctgtgtagccttggctgtactggacttagctctgtaaaccaggctggccttgaactcacagaaatccacctgcctctgcctcctgagtgctgggattaaaggagtgcaccaccaccgccgcccagTGTACCTGAAGCTTTTAATGAATATAGTGTCTCCCTGCCATTATTTGGGAACTGGGGTGGGCATAGAAAGTCCATACTTTTACAGTAAGTAAGATACAAATTGGtaactaagggctggagagatggctcagaggttaagagcactagctgctcttccaaaggccctgagttcaattcccagcacccacttagtggctcataaccatctataatgagatctggtgcccttttctggcatgcaggcacacatgtgggcagaatactgtatgaaaaataaataaatctaaaaagaaagaaagtggtaaCTGAGATTAGGATATTTCTGTGCAGACCTGACTATATTTTGGTGAGGAGAGACTTTTTCAGACTTCATTTTTATATGCcttaggaccacctgcccaggggtgttACCACCCACCAGTGTCTGGGCTCTTCCACATCAAGCATtagccaagaaaatgccccccccaGACTTGTCTAAAGGccaatcttacagaggcattttctcagttaaggttctttcctcccagatgactctagctggggtcaaattgacaaaacaaaactaaccatcacataccaataaacacataatttaaaacttaatCTCTAAAAAGTTAATTAAGATGTTAGGGATTTCCCCTCTCACTGGGAATAGAATCCAGGGCCTTTCATGTGCTAGGTATGTGCTCTACCTTTATACTACAATGCCAgcccaataattttttttatttttccttcctttcctatccccttctgagatagggtctcatagaGCTCAGGTTGGTCTGTAActtgcagcctaggctggcctccaattcatgaCCCTCCTGACTCAATCTTCCAATACTAGACCTACAGACATATACCATCATGCCTGTCAGCAGCGGCAGAGACACAGCCTAGCACTTCTACCAGTAGCCCGAGGCGCTCCCTGCTTAGGGACCTCCGTTGACCTGCCAGTGACCAGGGCAGAGGAGTTGAAGTTGGACTAGAGAGTCAACAGAACCAGGGGATTCTGGGTGATATTGCCCAAGATCCTTTTCCTGAGTTTCTGTGATGGTGTTTGAAGGAGGACAGTCATCAGAGGTTCATATGTTTGACTGCTtgagtccccagttggtggaaatgtttgggaaggattaaaaagtgtttctctctctctctctctctctctctctctctctctctctctctctctctctctctttctctctgcacttctgctccagtgccatgcctgcctgtctgctgccgtGCTCCACACCATAATGGTCATGAACTCAGTGAACTTGTAAGCCCCAATAAACTGTTTCTTCTATAGGTTGCcttggtgtctcttcgcagcagtGAAAAAGCAACCAAGGCAGATTCTCCGAAGCTTTTATTTCATGATACCTCAGGGTTCAAAGTGTGAACAGAAGAGCAATGGTGAACGTACATAGTAGTTCTCTGCTGAACTAGTAATAGGACTTTCTGCTCCAGATGTGCTCAGGGAGCAGAAAGTCTCATGCCAAACAGTGGCTGTTTGCATAATCTCCTTCCATGTCCTACACTTCCACAAGGAGACATCGTGCCTGTGCCGTTCCTTGGGCAGATGGAGGCATTCCTCCTAAGGTAGTTAAGTTAGATCTACGGGCGCAGAGTAGGATGACGTAGGAAAGTCTATATTATATGCAGGCTACAGGCCTTCCCTAAAGCCAGATCCTAGACTTTATCACGGAAGAGAACGTCAGGACAAGTCAGAGTGGAGTCAAGGCAGCAAAAAGTACTAAGTAGTGATAGGAGGTGGCACCCGCTTTAGATTTACATATGACCATTACAGACACACATAGGCCAGGCACTACACACCGGAGACACGATGCTTCcttttgctgctgtttgtttgagacagagtctgccctggaactcacagaaatccaactTCCTCTGCCACTTAAGGgatgagattaaagacatgtgccacctaTGCCTGGCAGGTGCAGGCTTCTTGAAGGAAGGACTTAGGTGTCCTTCTGACAGCTGTATACGTGTGACTCTGTGGCTATCCAAGTTCCACTGGCCAAAGGATGTCATTTACAACAAAGTTTAAGGATTACATAAagtttaaaagttaaagaaaaatatagggtctggtgttttttgtttggtttggtttggtttggtttttggtttttcaagacagggtttctctgtgtagcctgtctgGTCTTCTTATAttccttaaaataatttctttttgtaaatgaaATGGTAAGGTGCCCTGATGAGAGAGGACAACTGATATAGTTAACTCAACGCCACAAATATTTTGGCCCTAAGTAAATAGtttgtcattattttaatttgatgttctaacttttaaaaagtactttatttttattttctgtgcgtTTGTGCGTCTTATTGCATGTCTgtatgaggatgtcagatcttagatagctgtgagctgccatatgggctctgggaattgaaccaggctcctctggaagagcagtcagtgctcgtaaccactgagccacttctccatcttctcccttttttatttttatttttgcgttgttttgtttgagacagggtttctctgtgtagccctggctatcctggaattctctttgtagaccaggctggcctcaaatgcacagagcttcaccaacctctacctcccaagtgccgggattaaagatgtgtgccaccatgcccaactttctttattttatttttttttttttgagcagggtttctctgtgtagccttggctgtcctggactcactttgtagaccaggctggcctggaactcacagagatctgcctgtctctgcctcctgagtgctgggattaaaggcgtgcgccaccacacctggctaactttaatttttgatattaACATAATTACAAAtttatcccttccctttccttgctTCAAGCACTCCCATAtacctctccttttctccttcaacttaatagcctcttttttcactgttatagaaataaatgtatatattcacatacatatatacatatatgtatatatacaaacatatatattctaaatataaccCTCTCAGTCTCAGTTTGTATAAAGTTATTGTATGTGTcagcttagatttttcaaaacataCTTTATTGAAGGTTcttaagcatttctttctttctttttttttttttccttaaacatttcAACCTCCCTTCTAACTCACTgaccagaggaaagagagaaaaaaagttaataggaaaagggggttATGGACCTATTTAGACGTAGTgtcttgggccaattccactcagcgttgtcaggataccagcagtccagttcaataaccaacaccaaacagcaacatgaatcccTAGGGGAGGCACAGAAACAATCGAGGCAGAGCCAGCAAGGCTCTGTTGAATCAGCACAAGTCAGCAAAAGAGGCCAGAATCAGCTGGGGTACCATGAGAGGCTTTCTGGAacgtttctctctgtgaagcaaagacCAGTAAAGACCAGCGAAGCGTAGCTAGGCGGCAGAGCAATGCAAAATCCATGGAGTTCTATTTACTCTTTCCAACATCACTCGCCACCTCAGAAGTCTGCTCCAGCAAAACAGCACATACCCTCTCACaggacatcttccagaaaaacatcatgtgccttctcacaagacagctcccagcACACTACCACagctgagtcttcaaagaaactcCATGTATGACTCCAGGGCTGACAGTTTGGTATTGGGTAAGCAATTGGCATGCTCTTCATTGAGGAAAACTGTTTCTCCTGCATCCTCAGTTGCCTCCAGCTCTTCGTGTAGAGTCAGGACCTCGTGGGATTTTCTCCATCACTTTGGCTTGTCCATTGGTTGTGATCTTGTTCAGCCCACAGTCATGCCCGTGAGACTGTATGGATGTGTCCTCACTTATGTTTATACACATTTGCCTGCTTGTCCTTCCGTGTGAATACAGTGCATGtcgagaccagaagagggagtctaATATTCTGGAGCTGGAATGTTGTgacagatgtgggtgctgggaatcaaacctggtttctctgcaagaacatcaggtgctcttaactgctaagctttCTTTCTAGCCCCtagtttattggtttttttaataaaagatttatttatttattattatatgtacaagtgttctgcttgcatgtacacctataggccagaagagggcatcagatcacattacagatggttgtgaaccaccatgtggttgctgggacctgaactcaggacctttggaagaagaggccagtgctcctaaccactgagctatctctccagccctagtttattgtttttaacattctttttttttttttttaagatttatttattatgtatacagtgctctgcctacatgtacacctgcaggccagaaaagggcatcagatcacattatagatggttgtgagccaccatgtggttgctgggaattgaactcaggacctctggaagagcaatcagtgctcttaacctctgagccatctctccagcccctgtttttaaCATTCTTGCTTgagatgttttgttgtttttgtgtttgtttgctttggcttttcgagacagagtttctctgtgtgtatccttggctgtcctggactacctttgtacactgtcaggagccataggaccttgcctgacctgccccagtggctaaGAGGCCCTGCTGGCTAAAAGCCATAGCTGTCTGCATACTTAAaattaaccaggctggcctcaaattcacagtgatccacctgcctccccaagtgctgggattaaaggtgtgcaccaccatggctggcttgaGATGTTTTTGGGTTACGGGAAAGGCATGTTTTTGGTAGGCAGTTTTggtaggtttttttggtttggtttggtttggtttggtttggtttttttgagacagggtttctctgtgtagccttggctgtcctggactcactttgtagagcaggctggccttgaactcacagcaatccacctacttctgcctcctgagtgctgggattaaaggcgtgcactcctgaacccagcttgttttttgggttttttgttttaatcctgcTTCATGCCTGGCACTcaactgtagtggaagttttggtgtctttaaaaactcagttatgttatgtaatgatgtttttgttttaatcccaggtgtgggatatgggtcTGCTTCTGATTGTCTACAGCATCTGACTATTTGGCTCATGCGAGCTCTAAGAGAGgcgtgatctttgtcagctgcagatagtttaattctgaggactccaGAGAgggataaatgccagagccccaagagaggctGGGAGTGTTTTAAGAAAAAAGGCATTGCTGCTTCCCCTTGCTGCTGCAGTTTGAGAGAAGTCTGAGAcgtcctgaaacaaagattggacttgcccccaagaAGCCCAAccaccctaaccagcaggaagtagctaaagagacctaggcccctctccccactaatcttctttctctcttacctgatgctagggtgttggaagggattggggtgaagggaggtagaggcttaaggAACCCCAATAAAGTAGTGTAAAAAATAAACTCTACACCCAACAGTTTTCTTAGCATGTTAAAAGAAATCCATAGGAATCTACAGAAAGCAGCAGAGTCCAGGTGAAAGAATGAAAGTCTTTCTCCTATAACTAAGAACAAGGAACGCATTCCACTTCAGCACTGCTGTTCAGTAGTGTATGGGCCCTCTAGCCAGAACAATTAGCTAAGAGGCAAGAGCAGAAGGCATCCAAActggaaaattaaaaagcaaaccatTTCTATTCACAGATGGTATGATCCTATTTatagaaaactgaaaaacaaaacaaaacaaaaaaagaaaagaaaaacagctaaaaCTAATAATTCTAGTTTCAAGGCACACATTTATGCCTTCAAATCAATACACTAGTAACAACcaacccaaaaagaaaacaaagagaacttTTGGTTATAAGTGTATTGAAAAGTGTGAACCATCTTGGGTTAAAAGACTGTTACAAATCGGGGTCTGGTGTCACAGGTAtttattttcccctttggtttttggagacagtgtttctcttagaactcaatctgtagaccaggctggcctcaaactcacagagatctgcctgcctctgcctcccaaattctgggattaaaggcatgcgccaccactgcccgtgGCATAGGTCTTTAgttctagcccttgggaggcagagtcaggcagaggtAGTTGAATCTCTTTGAATTTAAGACTGGCCtgctttacatagtgagttccaggccacccagggctacacagtgagaccctgcttcaaaaaac
This DNA window, taken from Acomys russatus chromosome 22, mAcoRus1.1, whole genome shotgun sequence, encodes the following:
- the Tmed4 gene encoding transmembrane emp24 domain-containing protein 4 isoform X2, with translation MWDKQKEVFLPSTPGLGMHVEVKDPDSKVVLSRQYGSEGRFTFTSHTPGDHQICLHSNSTRMALFAGGKLRVHLDIQVGEHANNYPEIAAKDKLTELQLRARQLLDQVEQIQKEQDYQRYREERFRLTSESTNQRVLWWSIAQTVILILTGIWQMRHLKSFFEAKKLV
- the Tmed4 gene encoding transmembrane emp24 domain-containing protein 4 isoform X1, which produces MAGVGVRGLQAMVRFVLLVLTVCAAGTRGLYFHIGETEKRCFIEEIPDETMVIGNYRTQMWDKQKEVFLPSTPGLGMHVEVKDPDSKVVLSRQYGSEGRFTFTSHTPGDHQICLHSNSTRMALFAGGKLRVHLDIQVGEHANNYPEIAAKDKLTELQLRARQLLDQVEQIQKEQDYQRYREERFRLTSESTNQRVLWWSIAQTVILILTGIWQMRHLKSFFEAKKLV